The genomic DNA CACTCCCCGATGCTTTCTCTCTGCTGAGCACCCATATACCTGTGAAGAGCAGCAAAGTACCTAAGACGAGACCTGATGTAATTTTTTCATTCAGGATCAGGTGGCTGAGCAGTATAGTTAATAATGGAAAAGTGAATATCAGGGGAATTACCCGTGAGACCGATGCATATTCCAGGCCGCGAAAATACAGGTATCCTCCGATGAAAAGCCTGAGTATCCCGCCAAGTGACAGGAAGAGGAAAGCCATGAGCGGTATGGCATAATCTGAACTGTGAAGCAGCGTGTTCACCAAAAACATGAAAACCATGGCAAAAAAAGTACGGATAAGCACGGCCGGAAGTGCCTCCACATCCTGAAGTCCTTTTTTATACAATATTGCGGCTATGGACCAGAATACTGCAGCCATGATGGCCGCAACCTCACCTATCATATGATAGGCGAGATGCTCTGTCATATTATTAAAGTTGCCGATGATTAATGTGCTGAAAAGGTCTCATTTAAACGAGAAATGTGTGGCAGAATGGTCACAAAAAAAAGAAGGAGAAGCCCACTC from Methanosarcinales archaeon includes the following:
- a CDS encoding DMT family transporter, producing MTEHLAYHMIGEVAAIMAAVFWSIAAILYKKGLQDVEALPAVLIRTFFAMVFMFLVNTLLHSSDYAIPLMAFLFLSLGGILRLFIGGYLYFRGLEYASVSRVIPLIFTFPLLTILLSHLILNEKITSGLVLGTLLLFTGIWVLSREKASGSEKNPRLGMIFTLSAAVCYAFSIIATRTGLYDVEPIWAAFISLPMPVMTMYLLFSVDKGPTAALKLDKRSSAILGMGGIFGMGLGSYMFFISLTHIGTAQATSLGSVTPLFSSLLAVKFLGEKVNQQLLLGTIIMISGIWLVI